Proteins encoded in a region of the Ficedula albicollis isolate OC2 unplaced genomic scaffold, FicAlb1.5 N00518, whole genome shotgun sequence genome:
- the LOC107604419 gene encoding zinc finger protein 239-like: protein MVVREQLHDGEKRHKCLECGMNFRWRSSLIYHQMIHTGERPYECSECGKRFRLSSQLIRHQMIHTGKLPYECGECGKGFTVRWSLIRHQMIHTGERPCECSECGKTFQTIYTLTRHQVTHTRERPHKCDQCGKRFQLTSALLVHQRTHTDEKPFRCPDCGKGFRQNSHLVRHQRIHTGERPHECEECGKSFSRSSHLICHQRTHTGERPYKCEECGKSFRQDTNLICHQNIHTGKRPYKCGECGKGFSQRANLISHQKIHTGERPYECSECGKRFPTVTALHIHYRSHTEERPFHCSDCGKSFRHNSSLIIHRRIHTRERPYKCEECGKSFSHGSAFTKHQQRHQ from the coding sequence ATGGTTGTCCGTGAGCAGCTTCATGATGGGGAGAAGCGCCACAAGTGCTTGGAGTGTGGGATGAACTTCAGATGGAGGTCCAGCCTGATCTACCACCAGAtgatccacactggggagagacCCTACGAGTGTTctgagtgtgggaagagatTTAGACTCAGTTCCCAACTAATCCGACACCAGATGATCCATACTGGGAAACTACCCTATGAGTGTGGGGAGTGTGGGAAGGGATTCACAGTCAGATGGAGCCTGATCCGCCACCAGAtgatccacactggggagaggcccTGCGAGTGTTCTGAGTGCGGGAAGACGTTTCAGACCATCTACACCCTGACCCGTCACCAGGTGACCCACACCAGAGAGCGGCCCCACAAGTGTGATCAATGCGGGAAGAGGTTTCAGCTCACCTCCGCTCTCCTCGTGCACCAGCGCACGCACACAGACGAGAAGCCCTTCCGCTGCCCTGACTGCGGGAAGGGCTTCAGGCAAAATTCCCATCTTGTCAGGCACCAGCgcatccacactggggagaggcccCACGAGTGTgaggagtgtgggaagagctttaGCCGGAGCTCCCACCTCATCTGCCACCAGAGGACCCACACAGGCGAGAGGCCCTACAAGTGTgaggagtgtgggaagagctttaGGCAGGACACCAACCTGATCTGCCACCAGAACATCCACACTGGGAAAAGGCCGTACAAATGTGGAGAGTGTGGGAAGGGCTTCAGCCAGCGTGCCAACCTGATCTCCCACCAAAagatccacactggggagaggccctacgagtgttctgagtgtgggaagaggtTTCCCACTGTTACCGCTCTCCACATCCACTACCGTTCACACACGGAGGAGAGGCCTTTCCACTGCTCTGACTGCGGGAAGAGCTTCAGGCACAACTCCAGCCTCATCATCCATCGGCGCATCCACACCAGGGAGAGGCCGTACAAGTGTgaggagtgtgggaagagcttctccCACGGCTCAGCCTTCACCAAACACCAACAGAGGCACCAGTAA